The genomic DNA CTTAACAAATCATGAATGCATGGCGCGCGGCCGGATGTTGCGCGCGAAACGGCTGTTCGCGTTCGCGCAAGGTAACGCATGCACCATGTTCATCCGAACGTTGCGTGGGCGGCCCCGGCCACCACTTTCATTTGAAGCCGAAAGGAGTATCATCCGCGAGATGACCACGATAGCCGGCTTCCGATCGCAGCTGTTTCGTGCCGCCAACGAGGTCCATGACCTCACCCCGGTGCAGGCACAGCGTTTGCTTGAAGGCGCAGTGGCGCTGATCCGCTGCATGCGCGAGCAGACGGGCATGGAACCGAACACCGAAGCGCCGGACGTGACCAACATCCTGCTGGACATTGCCGGTTCCATACCCAAACGGTCCGAGCGCGAAATCCGCAATGCTCTGCTCGAATCCGCCGACATCATCCGGTTGCTGACGATGATCCTGGATTCGCTGGACGAAATGGCCGCGAACGAGGGTCCCTGAGGACTGGGTACTGATCAATCGAAGGAAGGTTTTGGTGGAGCTAAGCGGGATCGAACCGCTGACCTCTTGCATGCCATGCAAGCGCTCTCCCAGCTGAGCTATAGCCCCATATCGGGTTCCGGCTAGGCCGGTCCGGGAAGTTCGTCGAGCTGTTGTGCTCGGCGAGTGGCGGCTTATTACTTCCCCTTTTTGAGGATGGCAAGCCGAAAAATGCGTGGCCCGTGGATTTATTTTTTGTCCGGGCCGTTTTTCTCCCGTCCGGGCCACTTTGGCCGAGGACGGGAGCATTTCTTTGTCATTTGAAGCGCTTAGACGTCTTCTTCGTCGTCCGACACGCCAATGAGGTCGCTCATGTCGTCGTCATCGTCTTCGTCGTCGGTCTGCAGGAAGGTGTCGTCATCGTCGTCGCCGTCGATTTCGACGTCGTCGTCGCCGAGATCCGGCAGGTCGTCGCCGCCCGCTGCCTCATCATCGGCATCCTCGAGCGAAACGAGTTCGACTTCGGTGTTCTCTGCGTCGACTTCCGTTACCTCTTCTTCTTCTTCCTTCTCGAGCACCTTGGCGACCGAGGTTTCTTCGAAGAAGGACAGCGGATAGGACTTGCCGGTGTAAGGCGAAACGATCGGATCACTGTTCAGATCGTAGAATTTGCGCCCCGTTTCCGGGTCGATGCGCTTTGTTCCAAGTTCCGGTTTTGCCACAGTCAAAGCCTCTTGAATGGCCGGCCGAGCCGGCGCTTGCCGGAAAGCCGGCGGGTGGAAAGGGTATCAAGCTTATGATGATTAGCCGGTCCCCATAATCGTCTTGGCCGCATCTGTCAAAGACAAATCGCCAAAGCCCCGGCGTTGCTGGCTTTCCGGCTCTTGCCCGCCCCTTGTGGCGCTCCTCGAGCGGCCGCAATTTATGGAAACACGCAGCGAGGGTGTGATAGGAGTGCCGCGGTGCGGGCGCGGTTGTGCCCTTCGGTGAGAGCGCCCTTTCGGGCCAGAGGATGCCGCATGTCTCATGGATCGGGCCCGAGACCCGCCACTGCCCGAAAGTCCGCCGATCTGCGCGGCTCGATCCGCATCCCCGGCGACAAGTCGATCTCGCACCGGGCGCTGATGCTGGGCGGGCTTGCTAGCGGCGAGACGCGCATTACCGGCCTGCTACAAGGCGCGGACGTGCTGGCCACCGGCCGCGCGATGCAGGCGATGGGGGCCCGCATTCGTAAGGAGGCCGATACCTTTATCGTCGATGGTGTCGGCAACGGTGCACTGCTTGCGCCGGAAGCGCCGCTCGATTTCGGCAATGCTGGCACAGGCTGCCGTCTGGCGATGGGGTTGGCGGGCGTCTACGACTTCGAAACGACATTCCTTGGCGATGCTTCGCTCGGCCGCCGGCCGATGGCGCGGGTTCTCGAGCCCTTGCGTGAAATGGGCACGCAGGTGAGGGCCGCCGCAGGCGATCGCCTGCCGGTGACCCTACGCGGACCGAAGACGCCTGCCCCGATCACCTATCGCGTGCCCGTCGCCTCGG from Ensifer adhaerens includes the following:
- a CDS encoding TIGR02300 family protein encodes the protein MAKPELGTKRIDPETGRKFYDLNSDPIVSPYTGKSYPLSFFEETSVAKVLEKEEEEEVTEVDAENTEVELVSLEDADDEAAGGDDLPDLGDDDVEIDGDDDDDTFLQTDDEDDDDDMSDLIGVSDDEEDV